A DNA window from Oleomonas cavernae contains the following coding sequences:
- the xoxF5 gene encoding lanthanide-dependent methanol dehydrogenase XoxF5: protein MKKLILWTGLACSLLFGAAANANDEVQKLTQDPNQWVLQTGDYANTRYSKLDQINAGNVNKLQVAWTFSTGVLRGHEGAPIVVGDIMYVHSPFPNTVFALDLNDDGKIIWKYEPKQDPNVIPVMCCDTVNRGLAYADGKVFLHQADTTVVALDAKTGKVVWSVVNGDPKAGATNTATVMPVKDKVLVGISGGEFGVQCHVTAYDLKTGKLAWRAYSEGPDDQILFDPVKTTALGKPVGADSSLKTWQGDQWKTGGGCTWGWYSYDPATNLVYYGSGNPSTWNPKQRPGDNKWSMTIFARDADTGVAKWVYQMTPHDEWDYDGINEMVLVDQKIDGKDRNLLVHFDRNGFGYTLDRKTGELLVAEKYDPAVNWASKIDMDPKSATYGRPLVVAQYSTEQNGEDVNSKGICPAALGTKDQQPSAFSPRTGLFYVPTNHVCMDYEPFKVSYTPGQPYVGATLSMYPAPNSHGGMGNFIAWDATKGKIVWSLPEQFSVWSGALATAGDVVFYGTLEGYLKAVDAKTGKELYKFKTPSGIIGNVMTYTHKGKQYVAVLSGVGGWAGIGLAAGLTDPNAGLGAVGGYAALNSYTALGGQLTVFAVP from the coding sequence ATGAAAAAACTCATCTTGTGGACAGGATTGGCATGTTCGCTGTTGTTCGGCGCTGCCGCCAACGCGAACGACGAGGTACAGAAGCTCACCCAGGACCCCAACCAATGGGTCCTGCAGACCGGCGACTATGCCAACACACGTTACTCCAAGCTCGACCAGATCAACGCCGGCAACGTCAACAAGCTCCAGGTCGCCTGGACCTTTTCGACCGGTGTGCTGCGTGGCCATGAAGGCGCGCCGATCGTGGTCGGGGACATCATGTATGTCCACTCCCCCTTCCCCAACACGGTCTTCGCCCTGGACCTGAACGATGACGGGAAGATCATCTGGAAGTACGAGCCCAAGCAGGATCCCAACGTCATTCCTGTAATGTGCTGCGATACGGTCAACCGCGGCCTCGCCTATGCCGACGGCAAGGTGTTCCTGCACCAGGCCGATACCACGGTGGTGGCACTCGATGCCAAGACCGGCAAGGTCGTCTGGTCGGTCGTCAACGGCGACCCGAAGGCCGGCGCCACCAACACGGCAACGGTCATGCCGGTCAAGGACAAGGTCCTCGTCGGCATTTCCGGCGGCGAGTTCGGCGTCCAGTGCCATGTCACCGCCTACGACCTGAAGACGGGCAAGCTCGCGTGGCGTGCCTATTCCGAAGGCCCCGACGACCAGATCCTGTTCGACCCGGTGAAGACCACCGCGCTCGGCAAGCCGGTCGGCGCGGACTCCAGCCTGAAGACCTGGCAGGGCGATCAATGGAAGACGGGCGGCGGCTGCACCTGGGGCTGGTACTCCTACGACCCCGCCACCAACCTCGTCTACTACGGCTCCGGCAACCCTTCGACCTGGAATCCGAAGCAGCGCCCGGGTGACAACAAGTGGTCCATGACCATCTTCGCCCGTGACGCCGATACCGGGGTCGCCAAGTGGGTCTATCAGATGACCCCGCACGACGAATGGGACTATGACGGCATCAACGAAATGGTGCTGGTCGACCAGAAGATCGACGGCAAGGATCGCAACCTTCTCGTCCACTTCGATCGTAACGGCTTCGGCTACACCCTGGACCGCAAGACCGGCGAACTGCTTGTCGCCGAGAAGTACGATCCGGCGGTGAACTGGGCCTCCAAGATCGACATGGACCCGAAAAGCGCCACCTACGGTCGCCCCCTGGTCGTGGCCCAGTACTCGACCGAACAGAATGGCGAGGACGTGAACTCCAAGGGCATCTGCCCGGCCGCCCTCGGCACCAAGGACCAGCAGCCTTCCGCCTTCTCGCCGCGTACCGGCTTGTTCTACGTGCCGACCAACCATGTCTGCATGGACTACGAGCCGTTCAAGGTGAGCTATACCCCGGGCCAGCCCTATGTTGGCGCCACCCTGTCGATGTACCCCGCCCCCAACAGCCATGGCGGCATGGGTAACTTCATCGCCTGGGATGCCACCAAGGGCAAGATCGTCTGGTCGCTGCCCGAGCAGTTCTCGGTCTGGTCGGGCGCCCTGGCAACCGCCGGCGATGTCGTCTTCTACGGCACGCTCGAAGGTTACCTGAAGGCGGTCGACGCCAAGACGGGCAAGGAACTCTACAAGTTCAAGACCCCGTCCGGCATCATCGGCAACGTCATGACCTACACCCACAAGGGCAAGCAGTATGTGGCGGTGCTCTCGGGCGTCGGCGGCTGGGCGGGTATCGGCCTGGCGGCCGGCCTCACCGACCCCAACGCCGGCCTGGGTGCGGTCGGTGGCTATGCGGCACTGAACAGCTATACCGCCCTGGGCGGTCAGCTGACGGTGTTCGCGGTCCCCTGA
- a CDS encoding c-type cytochrome, methanol metabolism-related has product MFPSDRDRKLPAFGRKHRGWHLAALLLCATAGLGAAASAAPGTAVGSEDGKYVDAEGSPTYNIAPDGKLDWYTFSGYRRYHSECHVCHGPDGAGSTYAPALADSMKTLNYEQFMTIVVQGRTNVGAGNQKVMPSFGENRNVMCYLDDIYVYLRARGDGALGRVRPEAHDPKPESAKSAEAACMGN; this is encoded by the coding sequence TTGTTTCCATCTGATCGTGACCGCAAATTACCCGCCTTCGGCCGGAAACACCGGGGCTGGCACCTCGCCGCACTTCTGCTCTGTGCCACGGCCGGCCTCGGGGCGGCGGCATCGGCGGCGCCCGGCACGGCAGTCGGCAGCGAAGACGGCAAGTACGTGGATGCCGAAGGCAGCCCCACCTACAACATCGCGCCCGACGGCAAGCTGGACTGGTATACCTTCTCGGGTTACCGCCGGTATCATTCCGAATGCCACGTCTGCCACGGCCCGGACGGTGCCGGTTCGACCTATGCGCCGGCGCTGGCGGATTCCATGAAGACCCTCAACTACGAGCAGTTCATGACCATCGTCGTCCAGGGGCGAACGAACGTGGGCGCCGGCAACCAGAAGGTGATGCCGAGCTTCGGCGAGAACCGCAACGTCATGTGTTATCTCGACGACATCTACGTCTACCTGCGCGCAAGGGGCGACGGCGCCCTTGGCCGGGTACGGCCCGAAGCACACGACCCCAAGCCGGAGAGCGCCAAAAGTGCCGAAGCTGCCTGCATGGGCAATTGA
- a CDS encoding substrate-binding domain-containing protein, which produces MPAALVAGAVALGACLAGNGALAQQGPDLVATDKLRVCADPSNLPFSNRDKAGFENKIAEIVADELKVPVRYFWLPQGPGFVRNTLATGLCDVIIGYASGADIVQHTNPYYRSTYVLVVKAGGPLDGVERLEDERLKGRRLGIIAATPPADHLLRLGLLKDAKTYSLLVDRRYASPAEEALADLASGVIDGALLWGPIGGYFAKQAAVPLKVIPLVKEVERPALSFRITFGIRPDELDWKHRLNDVIRKRKGDIDRVLADYGVPLVADDGSPGAEGNLQ; this is translated from the coding sequence GTGCCGGCGGCGCTCGTCGCCGGCGCCGTCGCGCTCGGCGCCTGCCTTGCCGGCAACGGCGCGTTGGCCCAACAGGGGCCGGACCTGGTGGCCACGGACAAGTTGCGGGTCTGCGCCGACCCGTCGAACCTGCCCTTCTCCAACCGCGACAAGGCCGGCTTCGAGAACAAGATCGCCGAGATCGTCGCCGACGAGTTGAAGGTACCCGTGCGATACTTCTGGCTGCCGCAGGGGCCGGGCTTCGTCCGCAACACGCTGGCCACCGGCCTTTGCGACGTGATCATCGGCTATGCCTCCGGTGCCGACATCGTCCAGCACACCAATCCCTACTACCGCTCCACCTATGTCCTGGTCGTCAAGGCCGGCGGCCCGCTGGATGGCGTCGAGCGTCTCGAGGACGAGCGCCTCAAGGGCCGCAGGCTCGGCATCATCGCCGCCACCCCGCCGGCCGACCACCTGTTGCGCCTGGGCCTGCTTAAGGACGCGAAAACCTATTCCCTGCTGGTGGACCGCCGCTATGCCTCGCCGGCGGAGGAGGCCCTGGCAGACCTGGCGTCGGGTGTCATCGACGGCGCCCTGCTGTGGGGGCCGATCGGCGGCTACTTCGCCAAGCAGGCGGCGGTGCCGCTCAAGGTGATCCCGCTGGTGAAGGAGGTGGAACGTCCGGCGCTCAGTTTCCGCATCACCTTCGGCATCCGGCCCGACGAACTCGACTGGAAACATCGCCTCAACGACGTCATCCGCAAGCGCAAGGGTGATATCGACCGGGTTCTGGCCGATTACGGCGTGCCCCTGGTGGCCGATGACGGCAGCCCGGGCGCGGAGGGCAACCTGCAATGA
- a CDS encoding PQQ-dependent catabolism-associated CXXCW motif protein yields MKPCRHLAPLALALAVLSAAPALAEAPAEPDGYRLEDYRAATPATLRGATVLTTPDAQALWQAQSALFVDVLPHAPRPANLPAGTIWRDKPHDSIPGAAWLPDVGHGALAAETEAYFKRNLASLTADDRDKPLVLFCKKDCWMSWNAAKRALGYGYRHIYWYPDGVDGWAAAALPLAPLEPRP; encoded by the coding sequence ATGAAGCCATGCCGGCACCTCGCGCCGCTGGCCCTCGCCTTGGCCGTCCTGTCGGCCGCGCCCGCCCTGGCAGAGGCGCCGGCCGAGCCTGACGGCTATCGCCTGGAGGACTACCGGGCCGCCACGCCGGCAACCCTGCGCGGCGCCACCGTGCTGACGACTCCGGACGCACAGGCCCTGTGGCAGGCCCAAAGCGCCCTGTTCGTCGATGTCCTGCCCCACGCGCCCAGGCCCGCCAACCTGCCCGCCGGCACGATCTGGCGGGACAAGCCGCACGACAGCATCCCCGGCGCGGCCTGGCTGCCCGATGTCGGGCACGGCGCGCTGGCGGCCGAGACCGAGGCCTATTTCAAGCGCAACCTGGCGAGCCTGACGGCAGATGATCGCGACAAGCCGCTGGTCCTCTTCTGCAAAAAGGATTGCTGGATGTCGTGGAACGCGGCCAAGCGTGCGCTCGGCTATGGCTATCGTCATATCTACTGGTACCCGGATGGTGTCGACGGCTGGGCCGCCGCCGCCCTGCCGCTCGCCCCGCTGGAACCGCGGCCATAG
- a CDS encoding quinoprotein dehydrogenase-associated SoxYZ-like carrier, protein MLSRMRHLAIQVAAAAMILGATAAARAAEDEATWTSIKPDIFGERAIAADAGVISLDAPDRAEDAALVPIDIHIAIPEADHRAVVVVTLVVDENPSPVVATFTLGEATRHFDLSTRVRVNAYSYVRAVAQTSDGTLYMARAFVKASGGCSSPAVKDPAEAKANLGKMRFRVFAGTGRDEAQVQIRHPNYSGLQMDQVTRLYTPAWFVQTLSVTQGETILFTMEGGISISEDPTFRFSYRADGRPVTVEAKDTEGHVFRQGFTGDGGT, encoded by the coding sequence ATGTTGTCCCGTATGCGCCATCTCGCCATCCAGGTGGCTGCGGCCGCGATGATCCTGGGCGCCACGGCGGCCGCCCGGGCCGCCGAGGACGAGGCCACCTGGACCTCGATCAAGCCCGACATCTTCGGCGAACGCGCCATCGCCGCCGATGCCGGGGTCATCTCGCTCGATGCGCCGGACCGGGCCGAGGATGCGGCCCTGGTGCCGATCGACATCCATATCGCGATCCCTGAGGCCGACCATCGCGCCGTCGTCGTGGTAACCCTGGTGGTCGACGAGAATCCCTCTCCCGTGGTCGCGACCTTCACCCTGGGCGAGGCGACCCGGCACTTCGACCTGTCGACGCGGGTGCGCGTGAACGCCTATTCCTATGTTCGCGCCGTGGCGCAGACCAGCGACGGCACGCTCTACATGGCGCGGGCCTTCGTCAAGGCCTCGGGCGGCTGCTCGTCGCCCGCGGTCAAGGACCCGGCGGAGGCCAAGGCCAACCTGGGCAAGATGCGCTTCCGCGTCTTTGCCGGAACCGGGCGGGACGAAGCGCAGGTCCAGATCCGCCATCCCAACTATTCCGGCCTGCAGATGGATCAGGTGACCCGCCTCTATACGCCGGCATGGTTCGTCCAGACCCTGTCGGTCACCCAGGGCGAGACCATCCTGTTCACCATGGAAGGCGGCATTTCGATCAGCGAGGATCCCACCTTCCGCTTCAGCTATCGCGCCGACGGCCGCCCCGTCACGGTGGAGGCCAAGGACACCGAGGGCCACGTCTTCCGCCAGGGCTTTACCGGCGATGGCGGCACCTGA
- a CDS encoding response regulator transcription factor, whose translation MNVLLVEDDADIGSFLIRGLKADGFDVTVVDRADKALGAAKEINPCAVLLDMVLPDGSGLDVCRSLREYGHTGPILFLSAKDEVSDRADGLMAGADDYIVKPFQFDELVARLRAHLLHRSVGMDERTRLIAGRLILDLETRQAHFGTVHIKLTQREAELLALLMHSANHPVSRSDIFDRLWATQGGVSLNVVDVYVGYLRGKFTDITRVGGPSIGTVRGRGFMLNMAGNSALSR comes from the coding sequence ATGAACGTACTTCTTGTCGAGGACGACGCCGATATCGGTTCCTTCTTGATCCGCGGCCTGAAGGCCGACGGCTTCGACGTGACCGTGGTCGACCGGGCCGACAAGGCGCTGGGCGCCGCCAAGGAGATCAACCCCTGCGCCGTGCTGCTCGACATGGTGCTGCCGGACGGCTCGGGCCTCGATGTCTGCCGTTCGCTGCGCGAATACGGCCATACCGGCCCGATCCTGTTTCTCAGTGCCAAGGATGAAGTCAGCGACCGGGCCGATGGCCTGATGGCCGGGGCCGACGACTATATCGTCAAGCCCTTCCAGTTCGACGAACTGGTGGCGCGCCTGCGGGCCCACCTGCTGCACCGCTCGGTCGGCATGGACGAGCGTACCCGACTGATCGCCGGGCGCCTGATCCTCGACCTGGAGACGCGCCAGGCGCATTTCGGCACCGTGCACATCAAGCTGACCCAGCGCGAGGCCGAGCTTCTGGCCCTGCTGATGCACAGTGCCAACCATCCGGTGTCGCGCAGCGACATCTTCGACCGCCTGTGGGCAACCCAGGGCGGGGTCTCCCTCAACGTCGTCGACGTCTATGTCGGCTATCTGCGCGGGAAGTTCACCGATATCACGCGGGTCGGGGGCCCCTCGATCGGCACCGTGCGCGGCCGTGGCTTCATGCTCAACATGGCCGGCAACAGCGCGCTGTCACGCTGA